Below is a genomic region from Balneola sp. MJW-20.
CTTCAAATCGTTTGTTGGCCGGTTCTTTGATCTTTGTCATGTACTATTCTCGGTTTAACTTTTCATAATCATTACCGATCACAACGGTAACATCCAGGTAGTAATCGGGCGATGCTTCAAAGAGAATATTCTTTTCATCCACACCCAGGGCCATCGCTACTCTGCGTGCATTGTCCATAATCCCGCTACGGGATATCACAATAGTTTCTGGCAGATTAAAATTCTCAAAATTTCCTGTCTCTACCACATCAAACCCATTCGTTCTGAGAACACCGGTATAGGAATTCGCTATTCCGGGTTCACCGCATCCATTTAAAACCTCGATCTGTATGATCTCACTGATCAGGCGCGACTGATCTTCTGCTCTCTCATTGAATATCCTCGGATAAATGATGCGGGTAAAAAGAGCAGCGATCAGGATTATGAGCAATATACTCAGAAATCCTATGGCTGTGTTAAGAAAAAGTCCGTCTCTGCTATCTGTTCTTTTAGAACTATCTTCGGACATTCAGATTGATTTAATAGAAGGGATTGTACCTGTCGTAACCATAGAAACGGTTACCGAAACCACCGAAACGTCCATAACCGAAGCCACGTGGCTGCTGCTGATACTGTAGCTGAATTCTGGTATTATCCCCAATGCGATAATTCAGCTCAGCATTACGGACCATGACCTGCGGACTCATGTTGTTGCCATACATCCCGCTGCCTCCAAAGGGAGAATGAAGGAATGATACATCCACCCGGCCGGTCAGATCTTCAGAGAAAAAGAACTCCAGAGTATTTGTATATGCGTTCACATTCTGAAAGGAGTTACCCATGGATGCAAAATTCATAGAGTAAGAATGACTCATCCTGACCCGGTTTTTGAAAAAATTAGCCAGTCCACTTTCTACAGACAGAGCCCGCGTATTTACAAATGGGCCGCTGTATTCGTGAGGTTTAACCAGATCATCGCGCTTCTGTGCATGAAGCGTGAGACTAAAGGCTAGTATTAGAATAAATGGTAACAGTAATTTTTTCATGATGTAATCTTTGTTCACCATAACAGATCTGTATGAATTCTATTATAATGAATTGAACTAAAAGAATAAACATTCCGATATTACTATGTAAATTGATAAACAGCCCAAAAAAGGCTATTTTATTCGACTTTTCACAACAGCATTGAATAAAAACCAGATCGCTACATGAAGCTTACTGATTTTAAGTTTGAAATTGAAGGATTAAATATACCTGACACCCCTCTGGAAAAAAGAGATAAAGCCAGGCTTATGGTTCTGAACAGGGCGGAAAAGACCATCGAGCATAAAGAGTTTGCAGATATTCACGAGTATATCAATGAAGGCGATGTGGTTATATATAATAACACTAAGGTTTTCCCAGCCAGACTGAATGGCAAGAAAGAAAAAACCGATGCGGATATTGAAGTATTTTTGCTCCGTGAATTGATGCCGGAGAATATGTTGTGGGATGTTCTGGTTGAGCCGGCCCGAAAGATCAGGATCGGGAATAAGCTGTATTTTGGAGAGGGTGATGATGAACTGATGGCCGAAGTAGTGGACAACACTACCTCCAGGGGAAGAACGATCCGGTTTTTATACGATGGACCTAATCAGGATCTGTATGATATTCTTGACAGATTAGGCAAGATGCCTCTGCCTCCTTACATAGAAAGAGAGCCTGTTGAAGAGGATAAAGAAAGATATCAGACCATCTTTGCTACTGAGCGGGGTGCAGTTGCTGCACCGACAGCTGCGATGCATTTTACGCCCGAGCTAGTGAAAAAGATCGAGAAAAAAGGTGCGGAGTTTCTCCCGATCACTCTCCACATCGGTTGGGGTACCTTCCGAACAGTGGAAGTGGAAGACCTTACCAAGCACCGGATGGATTCTGACAACTATTTTGTTTCTGCTGAAACATCCGAGAAGATCAATAAGGCACTGAAAAGTAAGAAGAATAAAGTGATCGCGATCGGCAGTAGTGCGGTTCGTGCGATCGAAACCAGTGTAATGGCCAGCGGTATGTCTAAGCCGGGTACCGGGTGGACCGATAAATTCATCTATCCTCCTTACGATTTTAAGATTACCGAAGCACTTGTAACAAACTTCCATCGTCCCGAATCCACATTGTTGATGTTGTCTGCAGCTTTTGGGGGATATGATTTTGTGATGGAAGCCTATGAAGAAGCAAAAGAAAAAGATTATCGCCTGTTTTCCTTTGGTGATGCAATGCTGATCATTTAATGAATGCTCTATCTCTGATCATTCCTGCCGCGGGATCCGGGGTTCGACTTGGGTCAGAGATCCCTAAACCTTTTATCAGGATAGGGGATAAGACCATACTGGAGCATACGGTTCGGCGTTTTCTGGATTATAAAGGACTTAAACAGGTGGTCATTGCTACCTCTGCTGCTTACCTTGAAGAGGTTCAGGTCATGCTTGATGGTATAGGTGCTGCCAGTATTATGATGAAAGCAGTTGAAGGGGGTGCTGAAAGGCAGTATTCCATTTATAACGCACTCGGGGAAGTGGATGAAAGATCAGAACTGATCGCTGTACATGATGCCGTCCGTCCTTTTATATCTGCAACAATCATTGAGCAATGCTGTAGAATAGCTGATGAATACGGCGGAGCAGTGGTTGGGGTGCCGGCAAAAGATACGATCAAAAAAGTGGATGAAGATAATGTGATCATCGAAACTCCGGATCGTTCTATGTTATGGCAGGCACAGACCCCTCAGGTTTTCAAGAAAGAATTACTGATACGTGCTTATGAATCTGCAATGAACCATGATCTTTTAGGCACCGATGATGCTTCGCTGGTAGAAGCGGTCGGCGGGGTAGTCAAAATGGTTGAGGGTGAACGAGAGAACCTGAAGATCACTTATCCCATAGATCTGCAGGTAGCAGAACTGATCTTAAAAAATAAGTCATGAGCGATATCAGAATAGGTTACGGCTACGATGTACATGCGTTCTCTGAAGACAGAAAACTGATCCTCGGCGGACTGGAAGTTCCTTACATAAAAGGACTGAAAGGTCATTCTGATGCTGACGTCTTGCTGCATGCAATTACGGATGCCCTGCTTGGATCACTGGCGCTTGGAGATATCGGTAAGCATTTCCCGGATACTGATCCGGATTACGAAGGTGCCGACAGCAGGATCCTGCTCAAAGAGAGTTATAAAATAGTCAGAGACCGGGGCTACGAACTGGGTAATCTTGATGCAACCATTGTTGCCGAAAAGCCCAAGCTGCAGCAATATCTTCCGGAAATGCAGAATATCATTGCCGGAGACCTGGGAGTTCCGGTCACTGCTGTTTCCCTGAAAGCCACCACTTCTGAAAGGATGGGCTTTGTAGGCAGGGGTGAAGGAATTGCGGTCATGGCTACTGTGCTTGTTAAGGAAAAGGTAAATGGCTGATCAGATTGTACAGGCAATTGTAGACTGGGTGCAGATGGTTCCCCCATCCGGGATCTATCTGATCCTGTTCGGAATCGCATACCTGGAGAACGTGATCCCACCCATCCCCGGAGATGTGATCGTTGCTTTCGGAGGTTACCTTGCAGCCGAGGGAGTAATCGGGATCTTCCCGCTCTGGATCATAACCGTGATCGCTTCGGTCGTCGGTTTTATGAATATGTACTGGCTTGGGTCCAGGTGGGGAACACAGATCGAGGATAACCGGGAAGATCATTTCTTGCTTCGCTTTATTGATTACAAGTATTTTAAGCGGGGTAAAAAATGGATGAAAGACTGGGGGCAGGGAGTGGTCATCGCAAATCGTTTTCTTGCAGGAACGCGATCCGTTATTGCCCTTACAGCAGGTGTGTCTCACCTTCGGATCCCGCGCACAATGTTGAGTTCCGCTCTCAGCTCTGTACTCTGGAATACATTACTAATTGGGGCAGGGTGGATAATTCAGGATAACTGGAGGGTGGTAGGCACCTATTTATCCAATTACGGAAAGATCATTCTTGCAGCTCTTATTGTCCTTATTGGCCTGAAATTGTGGTTCAGGAGAAGAAATAAAGCTCAGGAAGCGGCAGGAGAAAAATAGAGAAATTATTTAGACTCAAATTGTTGACAATCTGTAAAGACATGGTTAATTTTTGGGTCTTTCGCTGAAAGCCAGTGTAGCTCAGCTGGTAGAGCAACGGTTTTGTAAACCGTCGGTCATCGGTTCGAATCCGGTCACTGGCTCTGAAATTGATCGGATGGTCCAATTTTTTGGTCCGTCGTTGAAAGTCTTCTTCGGAAGCACTTTTAATGGATCCGGTCACTGGCTCAATGAAAGAGGGGAGATACCAAAGCGGCCAACTGGGGCAGAC
It encodes:
- a CDS encoding LytR C-terminal domain-containing protein is translated as MSEDSSKRTDSRDGLFLNTAIGFLSILLIILIAALFTRIIYPRIFNERAEDQSRLISEIIQIEVLNGCGEPGIANSYTGVLRTNGFDVVETGNFENFNLPETIVISRSGIMDNARRVAMALGVDEKNILFEASPDYYLDVTVVIGNDYEKLNRE
- the queA gene encoding tRNA preQ1(34) S-adenosylmethionine ribosyltransferase-isomerase QueA, with translation MKLTDFKFEIEGLNIPDTPLEKRDKARLMVLNRAEKTIEHKEFADIHEYINEGDVVIYNNTKVFPARLNGKKEKTDADIEVFLLRELMPENMLWDVLVEPARKIRIGNKLYFGEGDDELMAEVVDNTTSRGRTIRFLYDGPNQDLYDILDRLGKMPLPPYIEREPVEEDKERYQTIFATERGAVAAPTAAMHFTPELVKKIEKKGAEFLPITLHIGWGTFRTVEVEDLTKHRMDSDNYFVSAETSEKINKALKSKKNKVIAIGSSAVRAIETSVMASGMSKPGTGWTDKFIYPPYDFKITEALVTNFHRPESTLLMLSAAFGGYDFVMEAYEEAKEKDYRLFSFGDAMLII
- the ispD gene encoding 2-C-methyl-D-erythritol 4-phosphate cytidylyltransferase translates to MNALSLIIPAAGSGVRLGSEIPKPFIRIGDKTILEHTVRRFLDYKGLKQVVIATSAAYLEEVQVMLDGIGAASIMMKAVEGGAERQYSIYNALGEVDERSELIAVHDAVRPFISATIIEQCCRIADEYGGAVVGVPAKDTIKKVDEDNVIIETPDRSMLWQAQTPQVFKKELLIRAYESAMNHDLLGTDDASLVEAVGGVVKMVEGERENLKITYPIDLQVAELILKNKS
- the ispF gene encoding 2-C-methyl-D-erythritol 2,4-cyclodiphosphate synthase — encoded protein: MRIGYGYDVHAFSEDRKLILGGLEVPYIKGLKGHSDADVLLHAITDALLGSLALGDIGKHFPDTDPDYEGADSRILLKESYKIVRDRGYELGNLDATIVAEKPKLQQYLPEMQNIIAGDLGVPVTAVSLKATTSERMGFVGRGEGIAVMATVLVKEKVNG
- a CDS encoding DedA family protein — encoded protein: MADQIVQAIVDWVQMVPPSGIYLILFGIAYLENVIPPIPGDVIVAFGGYLAAEGVIGIFPLWIITVIASVVGFMNMYWLGSRWGTQIEDNREDHFLLRFIDYKYFKRGKKWMKDWGQGVVIANRFLAGTRSVIALTAGVSHLRIPRTMLSSALSSVLWNTLLIGAGWIIQDNWRVVGTYLSNYGKIILAALIVLIGLKLWFRRRNKAQEAAGEK